CGCTTTGGATTCCAGCCCCGACAACTGCCCAATGGCCTGTCCCTGGCCCTGGGCTCGGGTTCCGTGACCCTGCTGCAGATGGCCCAGGGCTACGCGGTCTTCGCCACTGGTGGATTCCGGCCCAAACCCTACTTCGTGGAACGGGTGCTGGACGCCCAGGGACGGCCCCTGGCGCTGCCCGACTGTACCCCCTGTGCCGAACCGCGACCCACGGAGACCGTGATTCCGCCCGCCGTGGCCTTTCTGGCCACCAGCATGTTGCAGGACGTGATCCAGCACGGCACCGGTTCTGCCGCGCGCAAGCTGGAACACCCGGACCTGGCTGGCAAGACCGGCACCACCAATGACTCCCATGATGCCTGGTTCATGGGTTACTCACCCAGGCTGGTGGCTGGGGCCTGGGTCGGACATGACCAGCCGCGCGGCCTCGGCCAGCATGAAACCGGCGCCCAGGTGGCCCTGCCCATCTGGATGGATTACATGCGCTACGCCCTGAAAGACCAGCCGGTGCAGGAATATCCGCTGCCCCCGGATGTGGTGACGCGCCAGATCTCACCCAGCGGCGGATATCTGGTGGAGGCAGGTGGCATTCCGGAGTATTTCATCGACAGATACCCCCCACCCGTCATGCCTCGCCCGGTGGCGCCCGTCGCGCCGACCGAGAGCCTGCCGGCGGCGGATGCCGATACCGAGCAGCTTTTCGAGCAACTTTTCTGAGAGCCCGCCATGAACCGAGCCTCCCTGAACGTGCGCCGCCTGCGCCAGATGATTGCCCACGAAGCGGCACGCATCATGGTCGAGGAAGGCGTGAAGGATTTCCGGCTGGCCAAGGACAAGGCCCTGCGTCATCTCGCCCTTGGCCAGCACGACGCCCATCAGATCCTGCCGTCCAATGCCGAGATCAACGACGAGGTGATCGCCCGTCTGCGCCTGTTCCAGGGCGAGCGCCAGCCCGCCATCCTGCGCCGGCTACGAGAAACCGCCCTGGAGGCCATGGATCTGCTGGCCGACTTCGATCCCCGACTGGCAGGTTCGGTGCTGGAAGGGACCGCCACCGAGCACTCGGACATCAACCTGCATCTGGTGGCGGATTCACCGGAAAGCGTGCTCTTCTTTCTGATGGATCACGGCATCGACCACGAGCCATCCAGCGCCATGCTGCGCTTTGGCAACAGTGCCCGCGAAATGCCGGCGGTGCGTTTCGAGCTACAGGACATCCCGGTGGATTGCGTGATCTTCTCCATGGACGAGACCCGCGAGGTACCCTTGTCCAAGGTCGACGGCAAACCGATGCGCCGCGCGCGCAGAAAGCAGCTGGAAGCGCTGCTCGCTGCCCCGGACGACGAACCCGCCTGAGAAACACGCCCCCGGAACCTTCCCGGAGGGCAGCGGTCTATGTTTCTTTTGATACTGCGGTTATACTCCGCCGCAACCGCACCCCTCAGATCAGGACCCGCATGTCACGCAAGCTTCGCAACATCGCCATCATCGCCCACGTGGACCATGGCAAGACCACCCTCGTGGACAAACTCCTTCAACAGTCCGGCACCTTCGCCGCCCATCAGCAGGTGGCCGAGCGGGTGATGGACAGCAACGCCCTGGAAAAAGAGCGCGGCATCACCATCCTCGCCAAGAACACCGCCATCAACTATGAAGGCGTGCACATCAACATCGTCGACACCCCCGGCCACGCCGACTTCGGCGGCGAGGTCGAGCGCGTGCTCGGCATGGTCGATGGCGTGCTGCTGCTGGTCGATGCCTGTGAAGGCCCGATGCCGCAGACCCGCTTCGTGACGCGCAAGGCCCTGGCCCTGGGACTCAAGCCCATCGTGGTGATCAACAAGGTGGACCGGCCCTGCGCCCGGCCCGACTGGGTGGTCAGCGCCACCTTTGATCTCTTCGACAACCTCGGCGCCACCGAGGAGCAGCTCGATTTTCCGGTGGTCTATGCCAGCGCCGTGCAGGGTTATGCCACGCTGGACCTGAGCCAGCCCAGCGACAACATGCGCGCGCTGTTCGAGACCGTGCTCGAGCATGTCGCGCCGCCTGCCGTGGATCCGGACTCGCCGCTGCAGATGCAGATCGCAGCACTCGACTATTCCAGCTATGTCGGGCGCATCGGGATCGGCCGTGTCTACCGGGGCAAGATCTTCCCCGGCCAGGATGTCGTCATCATGAAGGGCGACACCGACAAGCCTTCCAAGGGACGCATCCTGCAGGTGTTCGGCTTCCGCGGCCTGGAGCGCGAGGAGACGCCGGCGGCCTTTGCCGGCGACATCGTCGCCATTACCGGTCTTGAGGATCTGGCCATCGGCGCGACCATCGCCGATGCCGCCCAGCCAGAGGCCCTGCCCTGGAAGCCGGTGGATGAACCCACCCTGACCATGAACTTCCAGGTCAACACCAGCCCCTTCGCCGGCCAGGAAGGCAAGCTGGTCACCAGCCGCCAGGTCAAGGCGCGGCTGGAGAAAGAACTGCTGACCAACGTCGCGCTGCGCGTCGAGGAAACCGACAGCGCCGACGTGTTCCGGGTGTCCGGGCGCGGCGAGCTGCATCTGACCATCCTGCTGGAAAACATGCGCCGCGAAGGCTTCGAACTCGCCGTCTCGCGTCCGCGCGTGATCTTCAAGGAAATCGACGGCGAGAAGCAGGAGCCCTTCGAGCACCTCACCGTGGACATCGAGGAGCAGCACCAGGGCAGCATCATGGAGAAGCTCGGCATGCGTCGTGGCGAAATGCTCGACATGCAGTCCGACGGCAAGGGCCGGGTGCGTATCGAGTACCGTATTCCTGCCCGTGGCCTGATCGGCTTCCAGACCGAGTTCCTGACCGCCACTTCGGGCACCGGCATCATCGCCCACGTGTTTGACGGCTATGACGCCATGAAGGGTCCCATCCCGGCACGCATCAATGGTGTGCTGATCTCAGCGGAACAGGGCGAGGCCGTGGGTTTTGCGCTGTTCAACCTGCAGGAGCGCGGCCGGCTGTTCGTCAGCCCCGGCGAGAAGGTCTATGAGGGCATGGTGATCGGCATCCACACGCGCGACAACGACCTCGTGGTCAACCCGCTCAAGGAAAAGAAGCTCACCAACATGCGTGCCTCGGGTTCGGACGAGAATATCGTCCTCACGCCGCCCATCAAGCTCACGCTGGAATCGGCCATCGAGTTCATTGCCGATGACGAGCTGGTGGAGATCACCCCGCAGTCGATCCGCATCCGCAAGCAGTACCTCAAGGAACATGAGCGCAAGAAGGCCGCGCGCAGCGGCGACTGAGGTTCATCGCACCAGCAAAGCCCGCCCTCCGGCGGGTTTTTTTGTGCCTGAGGGCCATACGCCTGCGCTACAGTACTTGACATCCAAACAGGAACAATTATCATCCGCAGATGCAATGATACTAATTCGCATTCGAATTCACAGGGAGAGAAACATGCGCAACAAAAAACTTATCGCGGCCCTGGCTCTGGCTCTGGGCAGCCCGGCCGCTTTCGCTGCCGACCCGACCGTGGATCAGAAGATCGAGGTGCTGCAGCAGGAAATCGAGGCCCTCAAGGCACAGATCAAGAGCGGCGGCGCCCAGACCGACAGCGGCGACACCGGCATTGCCCAGACCGACAACCTGCCCGCGCCAGCCGGCGTGGCGCCCAGCGACAATCGCCGCCCGCCCATCATCCACAAGGTCAAGGCCTCCGATAGCGGCCGGACCACGATCGGCGGCTACGGCGAGGTACATTACAACAACTACATCAAGGATGAAAAAGACGACGAAGTGGACCTGCACCGCTTCGTGCTGTTTTTCGGCCACAAGTTCAATGACTGGATCAGCCTGAGCTCCGAGCTCGAGGTCGAGCATGCCTTTGTCGAGGGCGATGAGGGCGGTGAGGTGGCCATGGAACAGGCCTACCTGAACTTCCATTTCAGTGACGCCGTGAATCTGCGCACCGGCCTGCAGCTCATCCCCATGGGCTTTCTGAACGAGATCCATGAGCCGCCCACATTCTTTGGCGTGGAGCGCAACGAGATCGAGACCCGTATCATTCCCAGCACCTGGCGCGAACTGGCGGTCAGCCTGACCGGCCAGCCGGTGCCTGGTCTGGAATACCATGTAGGCGTGAGCAACGGCCTGGCGGTTGGCGATGAATTCGATGCGGACAAGCCCCTGAAGAAATTTCGCCAGGGTGGCTCGGAAGCCAGTGCCAATGATCTCGCTTTTTATGGCGCGCTGAACTATCGCGGCCTGCCGGGCCTGACCCTGGGCGGCTCGGTGTTCACCGGCAACATGGGCCAGAATGGAGCAAAGAATCCAGCACTGGAAGGCATTGATGCCCGCGCCACGCTCTGGGACCTGCACGCCCAGGCCAACATCCGGAACTTCCACCTGCGCGCGCTCTATGCCCGCGGCACCATCAGTGATGCCGGTGCTTTGAGTAACGTGGTCAGCAGCGGCTCGGTCCCCGAGGCCTTCTACGGCTGGTATGTCGAGCCGGCCTATACCGTCTGGCAGTCGGGGGACAAGAAGCTGATCCCCTTCGCCCGCTATGAGCGCTTCAACACCCAGGACGAGATGCCCACCGGCATCGCCGCCGATCCCGACAGCGACGAGCAGGTCACGACCCTGGGCATGAACTTCTATCCCACGGCCAACGTGGTATTCAAGGCGGATTACCAGGATTTCGATAAGGTAAGTACCAACGACCGCTGGAATCTCGGCGTCGGTTACATGTTCTAGGCAATTCCGGGCCGTGGCGGCACGGCCCTTATTATTTCAAATCGATAAAGCTACTCCGAATATATGACGAAACGCATCATTCTCAAAAGCCTCATCACCGCCCTGGGGCTCGCGCCGCTGGCCGGCTGCATGAGCGGTGGCGGCCAGGACCAGACGCCGCTTTTCGCGGCCACCGGTCTCACGGGCCAGAGCGTGAGCCTCGCGAGTTTCAGCAATCCCCAGCCCAACATCCCCGCTCAGTGCTATATTGAGACCTCAGGGGGCACCCAGAACGCCTGCCTGTATTGTCATACCGATGGCCTGGCCACTGCCACTCCGCCGATCGGCAACAATCAGGCGCAAAGCGGGCTGCAACTGGCCTATGACTTCGCGCCCGGCATGAACGTGAATCATTGGGAAAACACGCTGTTTCCGGAGAAACTCAGGGCAATCGTGCTGTCGCTGGGCCAGAACCCGGAGGCCTGGGACATGCAGAGCTATATCCGCACTGATAACTGGTCGGAGGCCTATGCCCAGCGTGGCGGTGACCCGAAAGTCTGGAATGCCGGCACCGGCGCCTTCCAGGTCTTTCCGGCGCTCGATCCGGCGGATCTGCCCGCCAAAGCGGATGGCTTCGTGCGTTCGGCCAGCGCCGCGCACGGCCCCTTCAGCGACAGCCAGGGTGCCATCACCGGTTGGCGGGCCATCAACTTCATGCCCTACGGCATCTTCACACCCCAGACCGGCAGCGTCTCGGGCGTCTATATCCGCCTGCCCGAAGCCTTCATGAAGGACGCCAGCGGGAATTACAGCCTCAGCGTGTATCAGCAGAACCTGGATCTGCTGGAGCGCGCGGTACAGAACCGCCTCGAAGCCAGTGACCCGGCGCACTACCTCGGTAGCGCGGCCAGTGTGCCGGTCCAGGCCGGGCTCTATCCGCTGGGCACTGAATTTGCCCATCCGCTGCATTACGTCGATGCGGAAGCCGATGGCAGCAATGCCGCGATCAGCCGTTTTCCCGGCACCCGCGCCAACCGGGTGAAAGAGGTCCGCTACATGACCAAATGGCGCGACTTCGATCCGGCGCAGGCACCCGCCGGCGGCGAGGAGGAAGAGGGAGGCCCGGGCAGCGTGTTCCTGAATGCCGATCAGGGCTGGATCGACAATGGCGCGGGCTGGCTGCTGTCGGCCTATATCGAGGACCGGGGCGGCAGGTTGCGGCCCCAGCGCGGGGAGGAGCTGATGCAGTGCTTTGGCTGCCACAGCGGCCTTGGCCAGGGCGCTGGCTTCAAGTCCGGCGTCGGCGGCACGGTGGACTCGACCTGGGCCTTCCCGCGCAAGTTCGCCGGGGATGCCGGCTGGCAGGAGATGAACTATTTCGGTTACACGCATGCTGCCGGCGCCAGCAACAGCGCGACACCGGGCGCCGCGAGTGTCGGTGATCCGGTCAACCACAACAAAGCACAGGGCGAGTTCGGTTACTTTCTGAGCCGGGTGGTGGGTGCGAGCCTGTATGGCGAGATGCCTGCCGGTATCGAGGCCTACCTGAAGGGCAAGATCACCAAAGCCAATGGCTATAGCGCTGACTGGCCGGTACTGGACAGCAGCGATCAGGCCGACCCGCAGACGATCCTTGCCACCCAGCAATTGCGTCAGCAGTTGATGCGGGAGATGGTCAGCAGGAAGGACTACCTGGAGAATGGCGTCATCGCCGGCGCCCTGCTCTATCCGGCAAAGGATACCGCACTGGCGGCCGCGGGCCGTTACCGGCAGGTGGTTGCGAGTCAGCGCTTCACCCTGGGCAAGGACGTCTTCCCGGCCACGCCCTATACCTTCAAATATCACCGCACGGCGGACACGGCCTTTACGCATGCCAACGGCAGGCCATATGCCCAGGGCGAAGTCATCAGCGACCGGCCCATCGGCGTGCCGACCCTGATCAATGAGATCGAGGGCAGCTTCGTGGTGGATTATCAACCCTACCTGGCCTTTCCCAGCCAGTTTGTGACCCCGTAACACCGGACGGGCCATGCGGCCCGTCTTTCAGTATTTTATATGTTAATGATTATCATTGATAATGATGGAGGTCTCATGAACGCAGTTCTGATCGGCGCGGATATCCTCGGCAACATTCCGGACATGCTCGCAACGTTCAACATTCGCATTCGCGATCACATCAGCGGGCGCAATGCCGCCCATCAGCGCAAGCTGCCCGCCCTGCCCAAGGGCGCGGACATCGTGATATTATTCACCGATTTTCTGGGGCACAACGTCATGCGCCACTATCGCCAGGCCGCCAAGGAAAACGGCACGCCGATCATTGCCTGCCGGCGCTCAGCTACCTGCCTGCGCCAGGCCCTGGCCGAGCGTCTGCCGACCCCGGATGCTGCACGAGAGGAAGACCATCCATGCGCCCGCTGTCCACGTCGCTTGCCCTGATCCTATCGCTACTTGTCACCTGGGCATCTGCCAGCGCAGATGACCGGGTCTATCAGACACCCGAGCAGTTCCTCGGCGAGGCCTTTGGCACGCATGCACCCAAGCAGGCAGTACTCTGGTTGACCCGGCCACTCCAGGCGGATCTCAACACCATCCTGGGCCATCCGCCCTCGCAGTTGCGGCAACGTTACTGGACCGATGGCCAGAAGACCGCCTGGATTCTCGAAGAGATCGGCAAGGAAGAGCCTATCACCGCCGGTTTCGTGGTCGGACCGGATGGTCGCATCCAGATGAGCCGGGTGCTGATCTATCGTGAACCGCGTGGCATGGAGGTCCGTTATCCGGCCTTCCTGAAACAGTTCACTGGTGCTGGCCTGGC
This portion of the Thermithiobacillus plumbiphilus genome encodes:
- a CDS encoding DUF2325 domain-containing protein, with the translated sequence MNAVLIGADILGNIPDMLATFNIRIRDHISGRNAAHQRKLPALPKGADIVILFTDFLGHNVMRHYRQAAKENGTPIIACRRSATCLRQALAERLPTPDAAREEDHPCARCPRRLP
- the typA gene encoding translational GTPase TypA, with protein sequence MSRKLRNIAIIAHVDHGKTTLVDKLLQQSGTFAAHQQVAERVMDSNALEKERGITILAKNTAINYEGVHINIVDTPGHADFGGEVERVLGMVDGVLLLVDACEGPMPQTRFVTRKALALGLKPIVVINKVDRPCARPDWVVSATFDLFDNLGATEEQLDFPVVYASAVQGYATLDLSQPSDNMRALFETVLEHVAPPAVDPDSPLQMQIAALDYSSYVGRIGIGRVYRGKIFPGQDVVIMKGDTDKPSKGRILQVFGFRGLEREETPAAFAGDIVAITGLEDLAIGATIADAAQPEALPWKPVDEPTLTMNFQVNTSPFAGQEGKLVTSRQVKARLEKELLTNVALRVEETDSADVFRVSGRGELHLTILLENMRREGFELAVSRPRVIFKEIDGEKQEPFEHLTVDIEEQHQGSIMEKLGMRRGEMLDMQSDGKGRVRIEYRIPARGLIGFQTEFLTATSGTGIIAHVFDGYDAMKGPIPARINGVLISAEQGEAVGFALFNLQERGRLFVSPGEKVYEGMVIGIHTRDNDLVVNPLKEKKLTNMRASGSDENIVLTPPIKLTLESAIEFIADDELVEITPQSIRIRKQYLKEHERKKAARSGD
- a CDS encoding nucleotidyltransferase — translated: MNRASLNVRRLRQMIAHEAARIMVEEGVKDFRLAKDKALRHLALGQHDAHQILPSNAEINDEVIARLRLFQGERQPAILRRLRETALEAMDLLADFDPRLAGSVLEGTATEHSDINLHLVADSPESVLFFLMDHGIDHEPSSAMLRFGNSAREMPAVRFELQDIPVDCVIFSMDETREVPLSKVDGKPMRRARRKQLEALLAAPDDEPA
- a CDS encoding FMN-binding protein, which encodes MRPLSTSLALILSLLVTWASASADDRVYQTPEQFLGEAFGTHAPKQAVLWLTRPLQADLNTILGHPPSQLRQRYWTDGQKTAWILEEIGKEEPITAGFVVGPDGRIQMSRVLIYREPRGMEVRYPAFLKQFTGAGLAPNRFLDRNIDGISGATLSVRAMQKMARAALFMNRQARKP